The Sorangiineae bacterium MSr11367 genome window below encodes:
- a CDS encoding aminotransferase class I/II-fold pyridoxal phosphate-dependent enzyme has protein sequence MDPIAARIRDFPTTVFTEFSALAQKHQAVNLGQGFPDFDGPEEIREAAVRAVRGGVNQYAVSSGAVVLKEAVAEHALRFYGQKVDPATEVIVTNGATEALFDATLAFVNPGDEVIVFEPYYDSYVANVTMAGGVPRYVLLRPPDAQHTRWWYDSAELEAQFTSRTKFILLNTPHNPTGKVFDRAELEHIASLCIRHDVLAIADEVYEHITFEPARHLRLATIPGMAERTLTISSGGKSFSFTGWKVGWVIGSPALCGAVQKTHQFVTFAVAGPLQHAIAAALRLPDAYFVELARSYRTKRDLLVDALDAVGLRPIAPDGAYFVMARIGHLGFPDDFEFCRYLTRDIGVAAIPPTAFYAEHHRIHGSHLARFAFCKRDETLLSAREKLLARLSGK, from the coding sequence ATGGACCCTATCGCTGCGCGGATTCGCGATTTTCCGACGACGGTTTTCACGGAGTTCAGTGCGCTGGCGCAGAAGCACCAGGCGGTGAACCTTGGGCAGGGGTTTCCGGACTTCGACGGGCCCGAGGAGATTCGTGAGGCGGCCGTGCGCGCGGTTCGCGGCGGGGTGAACCAGTATGCGGTCTCGTCGGGGGCGGTGGTGCTGAAGGAGGCCGTCGCCGAGCACGCCCTGCGCTTCTACGGCCAGAAGGTGGACCCTGCGACGGAGGTCATCGTGACGAACGGCGCCACCGAGGCGTTGTTCGATGCGACCTTGGCCTTCGTGAATCCGGGCGACGAGGTCATCGTGTTCGAGCCGTACTACGACTCGTACGTGGCCAACGTCACCATGGCGGGCGGCGTCCCTCGCTACGTCCTTTTGCGCCCGCCGGATGCCCAGCATACGCGCTGGTGGTACGACTCCGCCGAGCTCGAGGCGCAGTTCACGAGCCGGACGAAGTTCATCTTGCTCAACACGCCGCACAACCCCACGGGCAAAGTCTTCGACCGCGCGGAACTCGAGCACATTGCCTCGCTGTGCATTCGCCACGACGTGCTGGCCATCGCCGACGAAGTGTACGAGCACATTACCTTCGAGCCGGCGCGCCACCTTCGCCTTGCGACCATTCCCGGCATGGCCGAGCGCACGCTCACCATCAGCAGCGGCGGAAAGTCGTTCAGCTTCACGGGGTGGAAGGTGGGCTGGGTCATCGGCAGCCCCGCCCTGTGCGGCGCCGTTCAGAAGACGCACCAGTTCGTGACCTTCGCCGTCGCAGGTCCACTGCAGCACGCGATTGCGGCGGCGTTGCGGCTGCCCGACGCCTACTTCGTCGAGCTTGCTCGAAGCTACCGCACGAAGCGCGATCTCTTGGTGGACGCTCTCGATGCGGTCGGTCTGCGGCCCATCGCACCCGATGGCGCGTACTTCGTCATGGCCCGGATCGGCCATTTGGGCTTTCCCGACGACTTCGAGTTCTGCCGCTACCTCACGCGCGACATCGGCGTGGCCGCGATCCCGCCGACCGCCTTCTACGCGGAGCACCATCGCATCCACGGAAGCCACCTCGCCCGCTTCGCCTTCTGCAAGCGCGACGAGACGCTGCTTTCCGCGCGCGAGAAGCTGCTGGCTCGACTTTCGGGCAAGTGA
- a CDS encoding Flp family type IVb pilin, producing the protein MNKDIMKLVKDEKGATAIEYGLLLVAILLIVAGAYKKLGKAVKGAANDAKGEF; encoded by the coding sequence ATGAACAAAGACATCATGAAGCTCGTCAAGGATGAAAAAGGCGCGACCGCGATCGAGTACGGCTTGCTCCTCGTTGCCATCCTCCTGATCGTTGCCGGCGCGTACAAGAAGCTCGGCAAGGCCGTCAAGGGCGCCGCGAACGACGCCAAGGGCGAGTTCTGA
- a CDS encoding serine/threonine-protein kinase, whose translation MGVVYEAVDPEIHRVVALKVLRADPGVAQVRLLAEAEAMAKLAHPNVVTIYEFGRSAECAFIAMEYVEGSSLRCWGGAESRSEDDVLSVFLQAAEGLRAAHDAGLVHRDFKPDNVFVSTRGRVMLGDFGLAVSSLSEAHPVAGSPAYMAPEQRAGKRVDARSDQYSFCVALGETLHQATGTIPRWLSPMLARGTEPDADSRFPSMAALIAAIRIAQHRLQARPRRFALAFGGILALGLMAFAFRLGKHGKAPELCERGDALVAATWSPEVQARIEQAFRATNSALWEGAWRKTHDALERYANSYRDVTHQMCEAAASEAPALVEQRMACASEGLETFRALAGKLERADAPMLEEVPAMLRLLPPVGACKDAVKASEMVPPPPKEKAASVDQAKAKIAQASTTLTAGRYEEALSLSEDAWKVANATEYLPLVAEAYFHLGAAHGRLGHVEESAQALEHAASSASAGRAPLVAIRAWVALVQFVGYEGRRYDDGYRYAQYAKAALESMPSAFELDAERLTWTRQLLLAQKRYDEAIAVSKEELALVELRLGRSHHRYGEALDGLASVLSGKGRNRDALEPQEKACAIVEKEFGSPHPVFARCLVHLAALHGDLGDEERSVAIQQRALVMFAQIPGHPNHLAMSHRNLADSFIMLGRFDEARAELAVARQWGTGASDETRARSLEGWLHLREGKTTESMADARFVLARLGSGDAWRRILPLNLLAQAHLKTGHFSEAAEVAEEAATIANAVYGVSYRSAEPLRVHAEALMALGRAPEAIPLAEAALAAREGSQFDPLDTALAQFTLARALPAAAQERAGDLAHAARAVASSRDPELTARIDGWLSTR comes from the coding sequence ATGGGGGTCGTGTACGAGGCCGTCGATCCCGAGATCCATCGGGTCGTCGCCCTGAAGGTGTTGCGAGCCGATCCGGGTGTTGCGCAAGTGCGCCTGCTCGCCGAGGCGGAGGCCATGGCCAAGCTCGCGCACCCCAACGTCGTCACCATTTACGAGTTTGGCCGTTCGGCCGAATGCGCATTCATTGCGATGGAGTACGTCGAGGGTAGCTCCTTGCGCTGCTGGGGGGGCGCCGAGTCGCGCTCGGAAGACGACGTCTTGAGTGTCTTTCTCCAGGCCGCGGAGGGGCTTCGTGCGGCGCACGACGCGGGGTTGGTTCATCGGGATTTCAAGCCCGACAATGTTTTCGTTTCGACCCGCGGTAGGGTCATGCTTGGCGATTTCGGTTTGGCCGTATCCTCTCTTTCGGAAGCCCACCCGGTGGCGGGGTCGCCCGCGTACATGGCCCCCGAACAGCGCGCTGGAAAAAGGGTCGACGCGCGCTCCGATCAATACAGCTTCTGCGTCGCACTCGGCGAGACGCTGCACCAAGCCACCGGCACGATTCCCCGTTGGTTGTCGCCCATGCTCGCGCGGGGGACCGAACCCGATGCGGACAGCCGCTTCCCCTCGATGGCCGCCCTCATCGCGGCCATCCGCATCGCGCAGCATCGATTGCAGGCACGGCCTCGAAGATTCGCGTTGGCGTTCGGCGGAATTTTGGCTTTGGGGCTCATGGCATTCGCCTTTCGACTCGGCAAGCATGGAAAGGCACCGGAGCTCTGCGAACGCGGTGACGCCCTGGTGGCGGCGACGTGGAGCCCCGAAGTTCAGGCCCGCATCGAGCAGGCGTTCCGCGCGACCAACAGCGCTCTCTGGGAGGGGGCCTGGCGCAAGACGCACGACGCACTCGAGCGCTATGCGAACTCGTATCGAGACGTCACCCACCAGATGTGCGAGGCAGCTGCGAGCGAGGCTCCGGCCTTGGTGGAGCAGAGGATGGCCTGCGCCTCCGAGGGGCTCGAGACCTTTCGCGCCCTCGCGGGCAAGCTCGAACGTGCCGACGCGCCCATGCTGGAGGAGGTACCCGCCATGCTCCGCCTCCTGCCGCCCGTGGGGGCGTGCAAAGATGCGGTGAAGGCTTCCGAAATGGTGCCGCCCCCTCCCAAGGAAAAGGCGGCCTCGGTCGATCAGGCGAAGGCGAAGATCGCACAAGCCTCGACGACGCTCACGGCGGGGCGATACGAGGAAGCCCTGTCCTTGTCCGAGGACGCGTGGAAGGTGGCCAACGCGACGGAGTATCTCCCCCTCGTGGCCGAAGCCTATTTCCACCTCGGCGCGGCCCACGGTCGCTTGGGGCACGTCGAGGAATCCGCCCAGGCGCTCGAGCATGCCGCGTCATCCGCGAGTGCAGGTCGCGCACCGCTGGTGGCCATTCGCGCGTGGGTCGCCCTCGTTCAGTTCGTCGGCTACGAAGGCCGTCGCTACGACGACGGGTATCGCTACGCGCAGTACGCGAAGGCTGCGCTGGAATCGATGCCTTCGGCCTTCGAGCTCGATGCCGAGCGCCTGACGTGGACACGCCAGCTCCTGCTCGCCCAAAAGCGGTACGACGAGGCGATTGCGGTCTCGAAAGAGGAGCTCGCGCTCGTGGAGCTTCGCCTGGGGCGTTCGCACCATCGCTATGGCGAAGCGCTCGACGGGCTTGCCAGCGTGCTCTCGGGAAAAGGTAGGAACCGCGATGCCTTGGAACCGCAAGAAAAGGCGTGCGCGATCGTCGAGAAGGAGTTTGGGTCCCCGCATCCCGTCTTCGCGCGGTGCCTCGTTCACCTGGCCGCCCTCCATGGCGATCTGGGCGACGAGGAGCGCTCCGTCGCCATCCAACAGCGCGCGCTCGTGATGTTCGCGCAGATCCCGGGCCATCCGAACCACCTCGCCATGTCGCATCGCAATCTGGCCGATTCGTTCATCATGCTCGGCCGGTTCGACGAGGCGAGGGCGGAGCTCGCGGTGGCTCGCCAGTGGGGCACGGGTGCGTCGGACGAAACGCGCGCGCGCTCTTTGGAGGGATGGCTTCACCTTCGCGAAGGAAAGACCACCGAGTCGATGGCGGACGCGAGATTCGTTCTCGCACGCCTCGGAAGTGGCGACGCGTGGAGGCGGATCTTGCCGCTGAACTTGTTGGCCCAGGCCCACTTGAAGACCGGGCACTTTTCCGAGGCCGCCGAGGTGGCGGAGGAAGCCGCCACGATCGCCAACGCGGTCTATGGCGTTTCGTACCGGAGCGCCGAACCGCTTCGGGTGCACGCCGAAGCCTTGATGGCCTTGGGGCGTGCCCCCGAAGCCATCCCCTTGGCCGAAGCCGCTCTTGCGGCACGCGAGGGATCTCAATTCGATCCTTTGGACACGGCCCTCGCCCAGTTTACCCTTGCTCGGGCCCTTCCCGCGGCGGCGCAAGAGCGGGCCGGAGATCTCGCACACGCCGCCCGCGCGGTGGCCTCGTCGCGCGATCCCGAGCTTACGGCGCGTATCGATGGCTGGTTGTCCACGAGATGA
- a CDS encoding LysE/ArgO family amino acid transporter, with translation MIASAVAGFSSSFGLIVAIGAQNAFVLKQGLRREHVLPIVMVCAFSDALLIAAGIAGLGALVQAHPDVVTGIRWVGAAFLGGYAFLAAKRAWRPGTLTATQAGPSRLGATLLTCLAFTYLNPHVYIDTVLLLGAIANQQTHRWVFGAGAATASVVWFTMLGLGAHKLAPVLARPVAWRVIDAAIATMMLGIAVALVRA, from the coding sequence ATGATCGCTTCGGCCGTCGCCGGTTTCAGTTCATCGTTCGGGCTCATCGTGGCCATTGGCGCCCAGAATGCGTTCGTCCTCAAGCAAGGGCTACGGCGAGAACACGTGCTGCCCATCGTCATGGTCTGCGCGTTCTCCGACGCCTTGCTGATCGCGGCGGGCATCGCCGGACTTGGTGCCCTGGTGCAGGCACACCCCGATGTGGTCACCGGAATCCGATGGGTAGGCGCGGCATTCCTCGGCGGATACGCATTCTTGGCGGCCAAGCGCGCCTGGCGCCCGGGCACCCTCACCGCGACGCAGGCTGGCCCTTCCCGTCTTGGCGCCACGTTGCTGACGTGTCTCGCGTTCACCTACCTCAATCCGCATGTGTACATCGACACCGTGCTGTTGCTCGGGGCCATCGCGAACCAGCAGACGCATCGATGGGTTTTCGGCGCCGGCGCAGCCACGGCCAGCGTGGTTTGGTTCACGATGCTCGGTCTGGGCGCTCACAAACTCGCCCCTGTCCTCGCACGCCCCGTGGCCTGGCGCGTGATCGACGCCGCCATCGCGACGATGATGTTGGGGATCGCCGTCGCCCTGGTGCGCGCCTAG
- a CDS encoding LysR family transcriptional regulator ArgP: MRFDSDQLATFAAVIHEGSFDAAARALRITPSAVSQRIKALEETAGQILVKRAKPCRATEAGKPLLRLAGQIALLEQEAMEHTAAAMSATIVVNSDSLATWFLPALKGLPYLFDIREADQDHSADLLRDGSAMAAVTAQNTAVQGCRVERLGYMRYFAVAAPALARSFDFETTPVVVFNRKDQLQHRFMRSVSKRRIDPPAHCIPSVIAFTEAMRLGLGWGMAPEHQANTEIQAGRWKRIAPSHHLDVPLYWQYWRLQSPMLQTLTRAVKSAAVAYLRTQST, encoded by the coding sequence ATGAGATTCGACTCGGACCAACTGGCGACCTTTGCCGCGGTGATCCACGAAGGCAGCTTCGATGCGGCGGCACGTGCACTGCGCATCACGCCGAGTGCGGTCAGTCAACGGATCAAAGCGCTGGAAGAAACGGCGGGTCAGATTCTCGTCAAGAGGGCCAAGCCTTGCCGGGCCACCGAGGCCGGCAAACCCTTGCTGCGCCTGGCCGGTCAGATTGCCCTGCTCGAACAGGAAGCCATGGAGCACACGGCGGCCGCGATGAGCGCCACCATCGTGGTGAATTCGGATTCGCTGGCGACGTGGTTCCTTCCCGCGTTAAAAGGTTTGCCGTATTTGTTCGACATTCGGGAAGCCGATCAGGACCATTCGGCCGACCTGCTGCGTGACGGCTCGGCGATGGCCGCGGTGACCGCGCAAAACACTGCGGTGCAAGGATGCCGGGTCGAGCGCCTGGGCTACATGCGGTACTTCGCGGTGGCTGCACCCGCACTGGCCAGAAGCTTCGACTTCGAAACGACACCGGTCGTCGTATTCAATCGCAAAGACCAGTTGCAGCACCGTTTCATGCGAAGCGTCTCCAAACGGCGCATCGATCCGCCCGCGCATTGCATCCCATCGGTGATTGCCTTCACCGAGGCGATGCGGCTCGGACTTGGTTGGGGCATGGCACCCGAGCACCAAGCCAACACGGAAATCCAGGCGGGGCGATGGAAGCGTATCGCTCCGTCGCACCACCTCGATGTACCGCTGTATTGGCAATATTGGCGCTTGCAGTCCCCCATGCTGCAAACACTCACCCGTGCCGTCAAAAGCGCCGCCGTGGCCTATCTTCGTACACAATCGACGTAG
- a CDS encoding thioredoxin domain-containing protein has translation MLVARSWSSVARLLFGCFITCTLVNASCKARAPSPAAGAVASGEPRTWVPLDETPLRGPATAALTLVVFCDYESPYCTRAFEHLRGLRREYGDALRIQYRHNPLPIYENSQSAAEAVAAAAEQGKFWAYHDRLTEHRSALDRASLERYATELGLDMGRFREAIESERARKKVDGDSILAAQLDVRGAPVFFVNGRAIRGLRDDATYKRIFDEERAAADALLKAGTEPAALYRRIARDGKVERAPAPAVHDPPPPADPNAVYKVEVGSSPTKGSANAKVTIVLWSDFECARCGAFEKELDAALAPYKRDVRMVWKFRPIPDHPAAMLASEAALAAGKEGKFWEMHDLLFTGPVDGRDRLEGYAKKLNLDMAQFREAMDERPYSNLVANDLTLSEALVIRNLPTLFINGKRLADATVDAVRSRVKEEVKGAARRYEDIIAEGRSGPGLRMEERPPLPKGDYPVEVGTSPLRGPRDAPVTIVTFSDFQCPYCAKLEKTLDQVRAHYGDKVRIVWKDAPGTDIHPDAMGAHVAARAAAEQGRFWEMHDAIFSTPYVLGPAMLERHAERLGLEMDRFRRDRDSGTFEAAIREETEYGVSLAGPSGTPTVFVNGRLMPGAFPFETFRQVIDEALR, from the coding sequence ATGCTCGTCGCGCGATCTTGGTCCTCCGTAGCGAGGCTGCTCTTCGGCTGTTTCATCACTTGCACACTCGTCAATGCGAGCTGCAAAGCCAGGGCGCCGAGCCCCGCGGCAGGCGCGGTCGCGTCGGGTGAGCCACGCACCTGGGTTCCGCTCGACGAAACACCACTGCGTGGGCCCGCCACGGCGGCACTCACGTTGGTGGTGTTTTGCGACTACGAGTCCCCGTACTGCACCCGTGCTTTCGAGCATCTGCGTGGATTGCGGCGTGAGTACGGGGACGCACTTCGAATTCAATATCGGCACAACCCACTACCCATTTACGAGAATTCGCAATCGGCGGCCGAAGCCGTGGCGGCGGCGGCCGAACAGGGGAAGTTCTGGGCGTACCACGATCGCCTCACCGAGCATCGAAGCGCCCTGGACCGTGCATCGCTCGAGCGGTACGCCACAGAGCTCGGACTTGATATGGGCCGCTTTCGAGAGGCCATCGAGTCCGAACGGGCCCGGAAGAAGGTGGACGGCGACTCCATCTTGGCCGCGCAACTCGACGTGCGCGGCGCGCCGGTATTCTTCGTGAATGGCCGCGCCATTCGTGGACTTCGAGACGATGCGACCTACAAGCGCATCTTCGACGAGGAACGGGCCGCCGCCGATGCGCTGCTGAAAGCAGGTACGGAGCCGGCGGCGCTTTATCGCCGAATCGCGCGCGACGGAAAGGTCGAACGTGCGCCGGCTCCGGCGGTGCACGACCCGCCGCCGCCGGCGGATCCGAACGCCGTCTACAAGGTCGAGGTGGGGAGCTCGCCGACGAAAGGTTCGGCAAACGCGAAGGTCACCATCGTATTATGGTCGGACTTCGAGTGCGCGCGGTGTGGGGCATTCGAAAAGGAGCTCGACGCAGCGCTGGCACCGTACAAGCGCGACGTTCGTATGGTGTGGAAGTTCCGGCCGATTCCGGATCATCCGGCAGCGATGTTGGCCTCCGAGGCGGCGCTGGCCGCCGGCAAGGAGGGGAAGTTCTGGGAAATGCACGATTTGCTCTTTACGGGGCCGGTGGACGGGCGCGATCGCCTCGAGGGGTATGCGAAGAAGCTGAACCTCGACATGGCACAGTTTCGGGAGGCCATGGACGAGCGCCCGTATTCCAACTTGGTGGCGAACGACCTCACCCTCTCGGAAGCCTTGGTGATTCGAAATTTGCCGACGCTTTTCATCAATGGCAAACGCCTTGCCGATGCGACGGTGGATGCGGTTCGCTCGCGCGTGAAGGAGGAGGTCAAGGGAGCCGCCCGCCGCTACGAGGACATCATCGCAGAGGGTCGGAGTGGGCCCGGGTTACGCATGGAGGAGCGCCCACCGCTCCCCAAAGGGGATTACCCGGTGGAGGTGGGTACGTCGCCCTTACGCGGGCCACGCGATGCGCCGGTGACGATCGTCACGTTTTCCGATTTTCAATGCCCCTATTGTGCAAAACTGGAAAAGACGCTCGACCAGGTGCGGGCGCATTATGGCGACAAGGTTCGCATCGTGTGGAAGGACGCGCCGGGGACGGATATCCATCCGGACGCGATGGGGGCGCACGTTGCCGCGAGGGCGGCCGCCGAGCAGGGGCGTTTTTGGGAGATGCACGATGCCATCTTCAGCACGCCTTACGTGCTAGGCCCTGCCATGCTGGAGCGGCATGCCGAGCGACTCGGGCTGGAGATGGATCGATTCCGCCGCGATCGGGACAGCGGGACGTTCGAGGCGGCGATTCGCGAGGAGACGGAATACGGCGTGAGCCTGGCGGGGCCGAGCGGCACGCCGACGGTGTTCGTGAATGGGCGGTTGATGCCGGGGGCGTTTCCGTTCGAGACGTTTCGGCAGGTCATCGACGAGGCGTTGCGATGA
- a CDS encoding RlpA-like double-psi beta-barrel domain-containing protein, producing MNTYGKVAFATMLWALLAGCAANDGNTDMEEESQANEGENQAPLAVAAALKKTLYYEGACWWLKCANGNDAKGACGYGCSDSKARFARDYESRASCGKVVKVTANGKSVNAKVWDQSCCGRMEGTDKMLDALAIPHGDGTCRGKGDFTYGHGQDSAKFYF from the coding sequence ATGAATACGTACGGCAAGGTGGCTTTTGCAACGATGCTTTGGGCACTGCTCGCAGGGTGTGCCGCCAACGATGGCAACACCGATATGGAGGAGGAGAGCCAAGCGAACGAAGGTGAGAATCAAGCCCCCCTCGCGGTCGCGGCCGCTCTAAAGAAAACCCTCTATTACGAAGGCGCATGCTGGTGGCTCAAATGCGCCAATGGCAACGATGCGAAAGGCGCGTGTGGATATGGCTGCTCCGACTCCAAAGCGCGTTTCGCACGCGACTATGAGTCACGGGCGAGCTGCGGAAAAGTGGTCAAAGTCACCGCTAACGGCAAAAGCGTGAATGCCAAAGTGTGGGATCAATCGTGCTGCGGTCGGATGGAGGGAACCGACAAAATGCTCGATGCATTGGCCATTCCTCACGGCGACGGCACCTGCAGGGGCAAAGGCGATTTCACCTACGGCCACGGTCAAGACTCCGCCAAATTCTACTTCTGA
- a CDS encoding Flp family type IVb pilin: MNKDIMKLVKDEKGATAIEYGLLLVAILLIVAGAYKKLGKAVKGAANDAKGEF; this comes from the coding sequence ATGAACAAAGACATCATGAAGCTCGTGAAGGATGAAAAAGGCGCGACCGCCATCGAATACGGTCTGCTCCTCGTTGCCATCCTCCTCATCGTTGCCGGCGCGTACAAGAAGCTCGGCAAGGCCGTCAAGGGCGCCGCGAACGACGCCAAGGGCGAGTTCTGA
- a CDS encoding M48 family metallopeptidase yields the protein MKGQRRHGSWTVAASALTLALVGVVSPAHAGAASDAAFEKKVLNDLRAENPDAVPVFTEAMAAAERNELTAAIAGFERDLQLAPKSDHARRRLCDVELAAEQRASGLAHCRIALDLRDAPENHTALARAIVESGPLTKGDIDSAVDHAARGLKGRPDDTDAIAVMLEVQTVAENDAQVEYYVGQLEKVAPEDPEVRVTIVGVRAMHRDMEGARAQLEKARALGLPEARYEKLRRMLDEHEHSGLAYYLVLMAWVFGFWTVGFGLLLGIGSFLSQSVLRAAENRSGQAPSGLRRIYRAVIWLTCLYFYVSLPIVLVGVFVMAGGLCYAALGFGYFPIIIGAIALVSFAAVLKGLWALVASRNPEDPGEPLDLASEPKLRALLREVADKMGTRMVDRLFLTTGTDLAVTERGGRWFGGKTERCLVLGAGLLEGMPLRAFKAALAHEYGHFKNEDTAGGGFALAMQRSLIAMGTALAQGGAARAVNPAWWFVRSFHSVFLRISHGASRLQEILADRWAAVIYGSASFERGLRHMIERSMRFEVYADLALKEVLEKQVPLANFYTYALEAAVSEMDLADDLEEAFMRPASPYDSHPPPHQRIAWVNALVAAGEPAQPEEEQGDAWAVFRDRTAIEERMTGVIRERLAAQGILLPPVPERA from the coding sequence ATGAAGGGGCAACGCAGACATGGGTCGTGGACCGTCGCGGCATCGGCACTGACGTTGGCCCTCGTGGGCGTCGTATCCCCCGCTCATGCCGGTGCCGCGAGCGATGCGGCGTTCGAGAAGAAGGTGCTGAACGATCTCCGGGCGGAAAATCCGGACGCGGTCCCCGTGTTCACCGAGGCCATGGCGGCGGCCGAGCGGAACGAGCTCACCGCCGCCATCGCGGGGTTCGAGCGCGACCTGCAACTGGCGCCCAAGAGTGATCACGCCCGCCGGCGACTCTGTGATGTCGAACTCGCGGCGGAGCAGCGCGCGTCAGGGCTCGCCCACTGCCGTATCGCTCTGGATCTACGCGATGCGCCGGAGAATCACACCGCGCTGGCACGGGCCATCGTCGAATCGGGCCCGCTCACCAAGGGCGATATCGACAGCGCCGTCGACCATGCCGCGCGCGGATTGAAGGGGCGCCCCGACGATACCGACGCGATTGCGGTCATGCTCGAAGTGCAGACCGTCGCCGAGAACGATGCGCAGGTCGAGTATTACGTCGGGCAGCTCGAGAAGGTCGCCCCAGAGGATCCGGAGGTCCGTGTGACCATCGTAGGAGTACGCGCGATGCACCGGGACATGGAGGGGGCGCGCGCTCAGTTGGAAAAGGCCAGGGCTCTTGGCCTTCCGGAAGCTCGATACGAGAAGCTGCGTCGCATGCTCGACGAACACGAGCACTCCGGCCTGGCCTATTACCTCGTGCTCATGGCCTGGGTGTTCGGTTTTTGGACCGTGGGATTCGGGCTCCTCTTGGGCATCGGTTCATTTCTGAGCCAATCGGTATTGCGTGCCGCAGAGAATAGGTCTGGCCAGGCGCCTTCCGGGCTCCGGCGCATCTATCGCGCAGTGATTTGGCTTACATGCTTGTACTTCTATGTTTCGCTCCCCATCGTGCTCGTGGGCGTCTTCGTGATGGCCGGCGGGCTTTGCTATGCAGCCTTGGGGTTTGGATACTTTCCGATCATCATTGGGGCGATTGCCCTCGTGAGCTTCGCTGCGGTGCTGAAGGGATTGTGGGCTTTGGTGGCGTCGCGCAACCCCGAAGATCCTGGCGAGCCGCTCGATCTGGCGAGCGAGCCCAAGTTGCGGGCACTGTTGCGAGAGGTCGCCGACAAGATGGGCACACGCATGGTCGATCGCCTATTTCTGACCACCGGGACCGACTTGGCGGTGACCGAGCGTGGTGGCCGTTGGTTTGGAGGCAAGACCGAGCGGTGCCTTGTTTTGGGCGCAGGGTTGCTCGAAGGAATGCCCCTTCGCGCCTTCAAGGCAGCCCTTGCGCACGAGTATGGGCACTTCAAAAATGAGGATACGGCCGGTGGCGGCTTTGCCTTGGCGATGCAGCGCTCGTTGATCGCGATGGGCACGGCCTTGGCGCAAGGCGGGGCGGCGAGAGCGGTGAATCCCGCATGGTGGTTCGTTCGCAGCTTCCACTCCGTCTTCTTGCGCATCTCGCACGGCGCATCGCGCCTGCAGGAGATTCTCGCCGACCGCTGGGCCGCCGTGATCTATGGCTCCGCGTCGTTCGAGCGCGGACTGCGCCACATGATCGAGCGCTCGATGCGCTTCGAGGTTTACGCGGACCTTGCGCTGAAGGAGGTGCTCGAGAAGCAGGTTCCCCTTGCGAATTTCTACACCTACGCCCTGGAGGCCGCAGTCTCGGAGATGGATCTGGCCGACGACCTGGAAGAAGCCTTCATGCGCCCCGCGTCGCCCTACGACAGCCACCCGCCACCGCACCAGCGGATCGCATGGGTGAACGCCTTGGTTGCCGCCGGCGAGCCCGCGCAGCCCGAGGAAGAGCAAGGCGACGCATGGGCCGTGTTCCGCGATCGCACGGCCATCGAGGAGCGCATGACCGGTGTCATCCGCGAGCGCCTCGCGGCCCAGGGTATCCTGCTCCCACCCGTGCCTGAGCGCGCTTAG